One region of Aeromicrobium sp. Sec7.5 genomic DNA includes:
- a CDS encoding single-stranded DNA-binding protein — MDENPDGHFPDNAVRLRGRVSGTPETRTLPSGDELVSLRIVVPRSPAARKRSKVGIDTIELTAWSSALRRKAARLTEGDVIEITGELRRRFVRGGAGVMSFVGVDLLTCDRVRAETTSR, encoded by the coding sequence ATGGACGAGAACCCGGATGGTCACTTCCCTGACAACGCGGTGCGGCTCCGCGGCCGCGTCTCGGGCACACCCGAGACGCGCACCCTGCCGAGCGGTGACGAGCTCGTGAGTCTTCGCATCGTGGTGCCGCGCAGCCCCGCCGCCCGCAAGCGCTCGAAGGTCGGCATCGACACGATCGAGCTCACCGCGTGGTCGTCGGCCCTGCGACGCAAGGCGGCCCGACTCACCGAGGGTGACGTCATCGAGATCACGGGGGAGCTGCGGCGCCGGTTCGTGCGGGGCGGTGCGGGCGTGATGTCGTTCGTGGGTGTGGACCTGCTCACGTGTGATCGCGTGCGCGCGGAGACCACGTCTCGCTAG
- a CDS encoding tetratricopeptide repeat protein — translation MSDAPRQGRGDRKGSSDRPGRSDRQGGRGERRQDDRPQRGGDRPRSGGRPQQGGSGGGRPQGSGSGGRPQQGGRGRPGRPEREERTVDQKIYDGPPIPDDVSANDLDKYAKQALQGLPEKLSDRVSRHLVMAGLLIATDPETAYLHALAAKARANRNALIREACGETAYAAGKFSEALAEFRAARRLSGQQMYAPMMADCERALRRPEKALAYDTPEVRKVLDDAGNVELSIVVAGARRDLGQVEAAIRLLETESLSSASRAPWVPRLRYAYADALLAAGRRDEAVEWFHRTVATDGDHSTDAAERLAELE, via the coding sequence ATGAGTGACGCTCCCCGTCAGGGTCGTGGAGACCGCAAGGGTTCGAGCGACCGTCCGGGTCGGAGCGATCGCCAGGGCGGACGCGGCGAGCGTCGTCAGGACGATCGGCCCCAGCGCGGAGGAGACCGTCCACGTTCGGGCGGCCGTCCGCAGCAGGGCGGTTCCGGTGGCGGTCGTCCCCAGGGCTCCGGCTCCGGTGGCCGTCCGCAGCAGGGCGGGCGCGGTCGCCCCGGTCGACCTGAGCGCGAGGAGCGCACCGTCGACCAGAAGATCTACGACGGTCCGCCGATCCCGGACGATGTCAGCGCGAACGATCTCGACAAGTACGCCAAGCAGGCCCTGCAGGGTCTGCCGGAAAAGCTGTCCGATCGTGTCTCGCGCCATCTGGTGATGGCCGGACTTCTCATTGCCACTGATCCGGAGACCGCCTACCTGCACGCCCTGGCCGCCAAGGCCCGGGCCAACCGCAACGCCCTCATTCGTGAGGCGTGCGGAGAGACCGCCTATGCCGCCGGGAAGTTCTCGGAGGCGTTGGCGGAGTTTCGTGCTGCCCGCCGCCTGAGCGGTCAGCAGATGTACGCGCCCATGATGGCCGACTGCGAGCGCGCCCTGCGCCGCCCGGAGAAGGCGCTCGCGTACGACACGCCTGAGGTCCGCAAGGTCCTGGACGACGCCGGCAACGTCGAGCTCAGCATCGTCGTGGCTGGCGCCCGTCGTGACCTGGGCCAGGTCGAGGCCGCCATCCGGCTGCTCGAGACCGAGTCGCTGAGCTCAGCCTCCCGTGCGCCGTGGGTGCCTCGCCTTCGCTATGCGTACGCCGACGCCCTGCTCGCCGCTGGTCGGCGCGACGAGGCCGTGGAGTGGTTCCACCGCACGGTGGCCACCGACGGCGATCACTCCACCGACGCGGCGGAGCGGCTCGCCGAGCTGGAGTGA